One region of Actinomycetota bacterium genomic DNA includes:
- a CDS encoding ABC transporter permease, which produces MRRFLVLLKKELRELITLQTLLPFVVVIVMFVALGQMLSTVTAEQPDTFPVAIADRDGGPIAEVVVTTLEQAGFVPTMVDGTVTGENVRALLDEAGANIIVDIPDGFSAAITAGEPQQLAVWTEIRSFSFVGNADIAALEGAIAAVNASVASAVAAQAAPGVPLQMLQTPVVPTEHVVIGDRSAEVPVLAVMAFVGQQTTLIPIVLFLVIIFASQMVATTIATEKENKTLETLLSYPVTRAAIVTSKMVAAALIALLSAGAYMLGMQQYMRGIETGLGASTGMPAAEASEAAMEALGLTFGPSDYALLGLTLFAGILVALSIAIILGAFAENVKSVQALLTPLMVFMLIPYFLTLFLDLSVLPDAVRIAVMAIPFTYPFITGPALFLGDYGTVWFGIAYQLVWFAVFVTIAARVFSSDRILTMKLSFGKKR; this is translated from the coding sequence ATGAGGCGGTTCTTGGTGCTGCTGAAAAAGGAGCTCCGGGAGCTCATCACCTTGCAGACCCTGCTCCCGTTCGTGGTGGTCATAGTGATGTTCGTGGCGCTCGGCCAGATGCTCTCAACAGTCACAGCGGAGCAACCCGACACGTTCCCCGTGGCTATCGCCGACCGTGATGGAGGGCCGATCGCAGAGGTGGTCGTCACCACGCTCGAGCAGGCCGGGTTCGTGCCGACGATGGTGGACGGGACAGTGACAGGAGAGAACGTCCGCGCCCTGCTCGACGAGGCGGGTGCGAACATCATCGTGGACATCCCGGACGGCTTTTCTGCGGCGATCACAGCGGGTGAGCCACAGCAGCTCGCGGTGTGGACCGAGATCCGCAGCTTCTCGTTCGTCGGCAATGCCGACATCGCCGCGCTCGAAGGGGCTATCGCGGCGGTCAACGCCTCGGTCGCCTCGGCAGTGGCGGCCCAGGCCGCTCCAGGTGTCCCGCTCCAGATGCTCCAGACACCGGTGGTGCCTACCGAACACGTGGTCATCGGTGACCGTTCGGCAGAGGTGCCCGTGCTCGCGGTCATGGCGTTCGTGGGCCAGCAGACGACGCTCATCCCGATAGTCCTGTTCTTGGTCATCATCTTCGCGAGCCAGATGGTCGCGACGACCATCGCCACCGAGAAGGAGAACAAGACACTCGAGACGCTACTCTCCTACCCGGTGACCCGCGCGGCGATAGTGACGTCGAAGATGGTGGCCGCCGCGCTGATCGCGCTGTTGTCAGCCGGCGCTTACATGCTTGGTATGCAGCAGTACATGAGGGGAATCGAGACGGGCCTCGGTGCCAGCACAGGCATGCCCGCCGCCGAGGCTTCAGAGGCTGCGATGGAAGCACTCGGGCTCACCTTCGGGCCGAGTGACTATGCGTTGTTGGGACTCACGCTGTTCGCGGGGATCCTGGTGGCACTTTCGATCGCGATCATCCTAGGCGCTTTCGCCGAGAACGTGAAGTCGGTCCAGGCGCTGCTCACTCCACTCATGGTGTTCATGCTGATCCCGTACTTCCTGACGCTCTTCCTCGACCTGTCGGTCCTTCCCGACGCGGTGCGCATCGCGGTGATGGCGATTCCGTTCACCTATCCGTTCATCACCGGACCGGCGCTCTTCTTGGGCGACTACGGGACGGTGTGGTTCGGCATCGCCTACCAGCTTGTGTGGTTCGCAGTGTTCGTGACGATCGCCGC
- a CDS encoding ABC transporter ATP-binding protein, translating into MPNGSTPVLSVRGLTKHYGELQAVRGVDFDVAPGEIFALIGPNGAGKTTTLRMVATILRPTSGTIQTPGFDAVQEPARMRQIISYLPEEAGAYKNLTGIAYLKFVADLFFDDRERAARAVEVGREVSGLGKRLSDKLGSYSKGMTRKLLLARTVMTEPTLAILDEPTSGLDVINALELRERIRTLATGGMSVLLSSHNMLEIEFLSDRVAIIAEGRIHATGTASELKQQYDAENLEQVFARIVADGREAAS; encoded by the coding sequence ATGCCCAATGGATCGACCCCGGTCTTGAGTGTCCGAGGACTCACGAAGCACTACGGCGAGCTTCAGGCGGTGCGCGGTGTCGACTTCGACGTCGCACCCGGCGAGATCTTCGCGCTCATCGGCCCTAACGGCGCCGGTAAGACGACGACGCTGCGGATGGTGGCGACGATCCTACGCCCCACCAGCGGCACGATCCAGACCCCCGGGTTCGATGCGGTACAGGAACCGGCGCGCATGCGGCAGATCATCTCCTACCTGCCAGAAGAGGCCGGCGCATACAAGAACCTCACCGGCATCGCGTACCTCAAGTTCGTGGCCGACCTCTTCTTCGACGATCGTGAGCGCGCGGCACGTGCAGTGGAGGTGGGGCGCGAAGTGTCCGGGCTCGGCAAACGCCTGAGCGACAAGCTCGGCTCGTACTCAAAGGGCATGACGCGCAAGCTGCTACTCGCCCGCACCGTGATGACCGAGCCTACACTCGCCATCCTCGACGAGCCCACGAGCGGCCTGGACGTCATCAACGCCCTGGAGCTCCGAGAGCGCATCCGCACGCTGGCGACAGGCGGGATGTCGGTGCTGCTGTCCAGCCACAACATGCTCGAGATCGAGTTCCTCTCCGACCGTGTGGCGATAATCGCCGAGGGACGCATCCACGCCACGGGCACCGCGTCCGAGCTCAAGCAGCAATACGACGCCGAGAACCTCGAGCAGGTGTTCGCTCGGATCGTCGCTGATGGACGGGAGGCGGCGTCATGA